The sequence tgatTTAGCACTACTAACTGCCTTAAAAACTAGGTCTAATAATGAGATTGCTAAGATATAGTGGGTGAACCATCATATTATGATATTGAGGCTATAGTTACTTCCAACAGAAGTCACCAATCTGGATCagtagtgaagtgtgtgtgtctTCTATAGTGGTATCAAATTCTGCCTCTTCCTTGTCATCCGCATGGTCATCCAAGAGCTCAGTACCAATATCAATTTCACACATCAAATCAGTTACCTTTGTTCAGACTGATGAACTATGGACTATGGAACAGCCCATTTAATTCAATCAGATTGTCATCTATTGACTCTCTAATAGTGTTACACTGTCTAACAGTGCTACTAGCTCCATCACTATTTCACCCCCTACAAATCCTGATTAAGCATCAAACAGCCTAATTGCTGTAATCTCATCAATTATCATCAAGTAACTCTGTTATGCTGTTTAGCAGTGCTACCTGTCAGAAACGCAAAGAAGGGATGGTCATTGTGATGTTACAGTGGTAACATCAGCAAACAGGCTGCAAGCAGGTAGCCACAAGTTAACATTGTATGATCAAATGAAATGAAAGTGAGTTGAATGATCATCAcatataaaaattataaaatttgCCAATTATCTACTGCTTAAAGTCTCTTTCTATGAAGAGTTTCAGACTGACCCTTTTACAAGTGAAGCCTCTTACTGTGAAGTTACCGATGTAATGTGCAAATTATTcatgttgcattgttgcatggTAAAATATCTATGATTCGTTGTTCACTTTTCCTAATGCCGAAGTTCGTATTGGACCGGAAAAAAATATTTTCCCAAACTGCTAGATACCCATCTTTCATAATGGTTAAAATGCAACAACAAGAATTAGGGTTGCTTTGACTGTGGAGTATTTACAATTGTAGCTGCAACACCTCTTGCTTATGGTATTGACCCAGTGAACAGTGATTTTCAGCAAGAGACACCATCTAATATCTCAATGCTTAGAACCATGTTTAAGTTAGTCTGAGATCTTAGCTGCATACCAGTCCTGAAATTGTCTCCATAATAAATGTTGCCACGCTTCCCAGTGATACTGTGTAGCACTTGCAAAGAATCACAAGCTGCATGTCACACAATATTGATAATAAATCAGTATTGAGAATCATTCGTTCCATGTTTTAGTGGTTCATTCCATCCTGTTCCACCGATTAGTAGAGGCCTCTTAAAAATTTTGCTGCTGTGTGTTATGCTATTGCTGTACAGTATGTACCCTCTCCTTACTctgatatatatacatatagtaatgctgcagagaatgtgacagcaatagtcaATCAGCCACTCTCTAGCAATCTTGTAAACTGTAAAGTCTTATTTACACTTACATAAATGGATTGCAGCCTGTCACTACAATTGGCAAGCACAATTAATATGTATGTACCACTAGCCAAGATAAGAATGTCCCTGGAAGTGATTAAAAATCACGGTACAGTTGATCCAAACTAAGCTGCTGCTGATGTATGGCAAAAGAGCCTTGAGTGGCTTTCTGCAAAAGTGAAATCCCAATCCTTAGGAAAATCAATCTTTGGTAAACACTTTGGAGTTTTGCCAACATaaaccaattatggtggcaaGAGATTACCATCTATTGTTGTGCCAACTACATCTGTAATTTTCCTTTATCTTGACTACCTGTGATTTGTATCCACTTCATGCCTTCCCTCTCCATTGTCCACTGTGATACAAGGACATACTAGATTCCTGCCTGGTTCAAATTTATGACTAATGAATCAGGAATTTCCATTATATCAATGAGAACTCTAACATCATAAGTAAACTGTTAATGTCCAGGACTTTGTTAGAGTTATGTGTCCCCCATTCTCTAATATCAAGTTACTATCGTAGCCTGTAACTATGCCCTTTAGCCACAGCAACAGAATTGATAACTGCACCATTGCAACGAAGATGTAGCAAATACAATTGCACTTTCCTGTTGGAAGTTCTTCACCCAGCATTAACTTTCTTCCAACTTTTTATCTGTTAGTTCATTGATGTCCAGGTCCTCACCTGCTCAGTTTCTTTCACTGAGTATTGCATTTTCCATGTGTACACGCTACTGACCTTCAGTTCATGGTTGGTAAACGTTTTCTTGCTAGAAGTGTTGGATAGTTGAAGCTATACCACACTCAGTAGCCTGTTTTCTATTTTTTTCCTTTTCTTCCAGAGTGAGCTATACATATGGGCCTCATCTCTTGAAACTCCAATTTAATGTTTCACTACTACTGATAGTCATTTCTGCAATAGCATTCTTTACTGTTTCTGCCATCAACGGTACTTGTGGAAGGTATAACTTTGACAGAGAGCCATTTGGTTTGGGCAAAATAGGTCTCTTTAGCTTAAAACACTGTAACAGTGACATTATCACACAAGACTTGGAACCGCCAAAACAACAAGTGACCCAAACAATATCAAGTgccacaaataataaattaaatTTTAGTCTATACTGGCAAGGAAAACTACAAATCAGTAATAATCCAACCCACCTCCCCCCCTCGAAAATAAAAATGGCTACGTATATGTTAGTAATATTGTGATGGTGATATACTGTAATGTACATAGTTATAGGAAATTTGGATAGTGCCGATGAGCTCTTTGATGTCTGAATAACTAAGGTCTCACTGTTATGTGTGTGATATATAGAATATTGTTTTTCTATCTCCAGTTTGTGATGATTGTGATAAATCATACCATGGTGATTGTCCAGTACATGGTCCTCTAATACTACTGCATGAATGCGGGGGGTTGGACCAAGACTCACAATCCTATACCAGTGTACCAGTACCACTACAAGTTACAGTGAAGATGTCCTCCATTATGAATGCTGGCAAAGGAGTGTTTGCCAAAGAGTTTATACCCAGAAGAACAAGGATTGGTCCTTACAAGGGAGAAGTGGTACAGAAAGAAGATGTTACTGATAAAACTGATACAAGTTATTTCTGGGAGGTAAAAATCTATTAATTTTAGAGTTAATGTGATTTATACTCTCTAGATCAAGAAAACTGGTACCGAGTCGTACTACATTGATGGAAAGAATGAGGAACATGCTAGTTGGTTGAGATTTATCAATTGTGCTAGAAGTGAAGAAGAGCAGAATTTATTATCATTCCAATACCAGTCTAATATTTACTGTTACACCATTAAGGATATTCTACCAGGCACAGAACTATTAGTATGGTATGGTGAACAGTATGTCAAACTATTGGGACTACCAGTGGACCACATTATTGGTAATGAGTACATGGTGTGCTTGTTTGTAATgagtatgtatactgtatgtataagccgaagtgtaatggccattgTTCAATCTCAAGTAGTTGGGGCTCacgaatcatccatattttttgtggtgactggattgattgcagaggtgcttttcccactgttcttcatttatagcTCTGTATAACAGGGTGAACATAACTGatagcaaagtgtaatggctacttcacttttagtCAGTAATTGAGGCacgcattcagatgaaaacattaactcttaCGCTATCCTTTCCTTTTTTACGGTCTgtattggttcaccagtcataataatgttacaaaagaagtaaattagggatcatacGTAGAAATAAATAGTAGGGAAAGAAGGAAGttcacctacacctgtagatatattagtggacattgttattcagtcatgggtatagactgaattagggattaacaACATCcgttagtatatctgcaggtgtaggtgacctcccttatcCCTAAtcgaaattcctaatttttccttatacttgttaatGTTACTAACCTctgattgtattacagtatGGCAGTACTATGTAGTAAGGATCATAAAGGTTTGCACTTTTTTTCCAAAAATATGACCAAAaataaccagcctcacttttcttcTAAATGACTTGGCAGTATTGCATGGTTAAATGATGCAAACTTGTGCTCAAAGCAACTTGAAATGCTTTAAACCAGTTTCCatagaattttaattttttgtttaAATAAATTTTGTTTGGGTTTACTACACCTCTACCTGGTACTTTCAGTTGAGCATACCCATGCTGCAGCCTTTATTTCTTTTTTCACACTTCCAAAATCTTGCACGTGCCTTTTCGTCTAATGCTACAGCtatagtgcatgcatcatggtcTTACTGTACCTTTGTCCTCTATTGTGTCCCTTTTCTCTTTCCACTACCAGGTGCAGCTACCAGCTATAGGGTGTGTGCCTATTATGTACGCTGCCTACTATGAAGTATTGTTCTCTAACTTGTTTGTTCATCCATGCAATCTATCAGATATCACTTGTGCGTATTTCATAAAGTATTGTATGGACTTCATGTAATATTTCTATATGTGCAGATGCCAACTACACTTGTGCTCACTGCCAAAAACAGTTTGTGGAAAAATACAATTTTGATATTCACTTGAAGTACAGTCAAGCTTGTTGTGATGCTAATCCACAAGTGTTCAAGTGTGGAAAATGTGGAGAAATTTTTACTACACTGATCAACCTTCAACAACATATCAGGAGACATGAACAAACTAGTCATCAAACATACTCTAGCTGTCAAGAAGTTTCCAATTCTTCAACATCACAGACACCAATCCCAGCTGATGATAGCAAACACTTCCAAAGTGAATTCTGTTGCAAATCTTTTACACAAAGTATAGCTCTAGAAGAACATTTGTATAGTCATAATGAAAACCATCCTTGTGAAAGTCAGTTTTCAACATGTGATGACCAACAATCACACACGAGAGGTCATGCCAGAAAGAAGCCCCACCAGTTACAGTGTCAGTATTGTAGTAAATCATTTAGAGACAGAAGTAAGTTGAGTCGTCATTTGAAAGTTCATACAGGAGAGAAGCTTCATCAGTGCCAATACTGTCAAAAGACATTTGCAGCCAGCGGTTCACTAAAAGTACATCTACGAACTCATACCAGTGAGAAACCGTATAGTTGTAAACATTGCAGTAAATCTTTTGTAACCTCTTCCCATCTCAAACGTCATGTAAGAACTCATTCTGGAGAGAAGCCCCATCAATGTCAATATTGTCAAAAAGCATTTACAGTTAAAGACACACTAAAACTGCACTTACGAAAGCATACTGGTGAAAAGCCTTACAGTTGTGAACATTGTAGTAAATCATTTTCATCACTGTCTGGTCTCCAATACCATATACGCTTGCATACTGGTGAGAAGCCTTATCAGTGCCAATATTGTAGTAAAGCTTTTACAAGATCTGGTCATTTACGATATCACTTGAACACTCACAAAGGCAAGAAGTCCTACAGGTGTCACTTATGCAGCAAAGCATTCACACGTAACTCTGTGCTAAAGAAACACCTATGGGTTCATAAGAGAGAAAAGTCCCATCAGTGTCAATATTGTAATGAAGTGTTTGTACAACTTAGTGCTCTTAAAATTCATTTGAGAACTCACCCAGAACACAAGCACTACAAGTGTGAGCAATGCAGTAAGGAATTCAAGTCATCATATGGTCTTCAATGTCACTTGAGAATTCACACTGGTGAGAAGCCTTATCAGTGCCAGCAGTGCCAGAAAACATTTATGACAATCTCTGCACTAAGAATACATGAAAGAATAAATCATACAGGAAAACCCTACCAATGTGAAGATTGTAGCAAATCATTTGCATCATCTACCAGCCTCAAATATCATGTGAGAATTCATACGGGAGAGAGGCCTTACCAGTGTCAGTATTGCCAGAAGTCTTTTACAATGAACTGTGTACTTACAAATCATTTGAAAATTCACACAGGAGAGAATTTGAAATGTTACAATTGCCAACATTGCAATAAAACATTCAAGACACCCACTGGTCTTCGATATCACACGGCTACTCATTCCAGCGACAAACCCTTTCAATGTCAACATTGCCACAAAGCTTTTCCCCTCAACTGCATGCTAGAGAGACATTTAAAGACTCACAGATTGTACAGTTGCCAGTATTGCAGTAGAAAGTTTGTATCGCCTGATGGTTTTAAGTATCACATAGCCTTGCACAGAGGAGAGAAGCCATACCAATGTCAGCATTGTCAGAAAGCGTTTGTAAAAAACTTCTTGTTAAAGAGACATCTACAAGTTCACAGTGGAGAAAAACCGTACCACTGTCAATATTGTGATAAAGCATATATAAGACCTGAGGGACTGAAGTATCATTTATCTACTCATACTGGCGAGAAACCCTTCCAATGTCAACATTGCAAAAAAGCTTTTCCCCTCAATAGCTTACTAAAGCAACATTTGAAAACCCACAACTCAGAGGAACAGTACAGCTGTCAGTATTGCAGTAGAAAGTTTACATCATGTTATGGTCTTAAATGTCACATTTTCACTCATACTGGAGAAAAGCCCCACAAGTGTCAATATTGCAGTAAAGCTTATGTAAGATCCAACCATCTCAAGAGACATATGAAGACCCACAGTGACACAGAGACCCTTACTTGCTCACATCCAGTAAACAACTAACTCACTGCTGTTTTCCCCTGTACTCCATACATGGTATATAATAATGTGTTAACTATAAAAATAACCTGCTACACTTCAACaatagctacagtggaacctccttTAAAGGACCCTCCATATAAATGACACTGTACATTTTAACCTCACCATAAAGGATAGTTTCTGATGTCCTTATATATACTAATACAATTTTACCTCAGAAAAAGGACAACTACCAAATAATGGTTGGTCACAAAATATCCATTTTATAGGAGTttggttttatttttgtaacagTGTTAAAAGTGGAATATATAGAGACAGCAAGAATGTTGCTGTTATAGCAGTATATACAATCTCCATTGATGGTACCGCAATAATATTGCCGAGGGATATCACCAAACATCCTGAGTAATCCTGATGCTAGTTGAGAATTGAATGATAAATTTACATGTACGTGAATCAGCTTTATTATGACAAGTGTGAGAAATTTTGAGTATAAGGATAAtaaaagaaatgaaacaaggaTATTTACATGCTTGCAGCTTACTGTAACCAGTGTGCTTAATTCCTATACTTACagatagccatgactgaagtatatAATGATTTAATGTCTAGTACATCTGCATGTAGGCAGACAGCTCCTAGCAGTGTCAATAAATGTCCACATATACGATAAATATTTCATATACTAATGTGGTTGCTTTATTATTTAAAGATATACTTTGTACTAAACACTTAGTTAACTACATGAATCCTGGGGTGTATGCAGGAATGttaaaaaggggtttccactatattagagtagttactgttttattagagtatctcgatctttttgccaAAGGACAATGCAAtacaagtgttgctatcatgtgagaattAAAcataatgtagctatataattatataaaaatagaatctaatcaaaaacagccaagctgtaaaaaaggagtgtggcccttgaaaaggctatggtgaaaaaagatgtgaaatccaaggtggcggccaagaaatggctgtgatgcatggtagtaggttaatggtaaaaattttaataacgacaattcaggtgaattttgtgccttCACTATagcttttcaagggccgcactcctttttttacagcttggctgtttttgattagatttcacttctttttgtatttgtgtaccccaaagctggcctatggccagctttggggctttttaacctatattatttttctttaccacagggaaaagaaaaagatgaagcagattttataaatactttaactcattctgattttatcagtaaatgtacaaattatatatatataatgcatatatttattacatgtcaattaatcccacaggataatttgcagctgatctctctactgggtgacttgaaatgtagctgaactctctacagggtgatttgcttgtacgtagatgaactctttacaggattctctctacagagtgacttgactctagctgaactctgcaaggttatctgtttgtagttgaactctctacagggtgatttgtttgcagctgaactctctacaactacaaggtaacttcttctagctgatctgtctacagggtgacttgtttttagctggtctctctacagggcaatttatttgcagctgaactctctacatggtggtttctttgtagctgaactcctggtttctttgtagctgaactctctaaaaggtgacttcttctagctgaactctctacagggtgatcttttcatagttgaactttctacagggtgatttgtttgcagctgaactctctacatgaggAACATGCTAGTTGGTTGAGATTTATCAATTGTGTTAGAAGTGAAGAAGAACAGAATTTATTATCATTCCAATACCAGGGTAATATTTACTGCTACACCATTAAGGATATTCTACCAGGCACAGAACTATTAGTATGGTATGGTGAGCAGTATGTCAAACTATTGGAACTACCAGTGGACCACATTATCGGTAATGAGTACatggtgtgtttgtgtgtaatgAGTAtgaatactgtatgtacaagtgaagtgtaatggccattgTTCAATCTCAAATAGTTGGGGCTCGCGAATCGTCCATactttttgtggtgactggattgattgcagaggtgcttttcccACTGTCCTTCATTTATAGCTCTGTACAACAGGGTGAACATAACCGATAGCGAAGCGTAATGACTACTTCACTTTCAGTCAGTAATTGAGGCActcattcagatgaaaacattaactcttacgctatcctttcttttgatgcggtatgtattggttcaccagtcataataatgttacaaaagaagtaaataaacaagtttaaggaaaaattaggaattttaacttTCAATTAGAGATCATACGTAGAAATAAATAGTAGGGAAAGAAGGGAGttcacctacacctgtagatatattagtggacattgttattcagtcatgggtatagactgaattagggattaaatgttcgctagtatatctgcaggtgtaggtgacctcccttgtttccctactttttatttctatgatccctaatcgaaattcctaatttttccttatacttattAATGTTACTAAGCTCTGATTATATTACAGTACGGCAGTATTGTGTAGTAGAGATCATAAAAGGCTTTTTTTTTCTCCAAAAATATGACAAaataaccagcctcacttttcttcTAAATGACTTggcagtacagtggaacctcagttatccaaaccccttgggaccagaggtggtccataagtctgaaaagtcagTATCTCTGAAATTGtgtataaataatagttataccacagctgcgagggattttgctgacatatacacccaaagcccgagggctgcgggtgtatatgtcagcaaaatcccaagcagccatggtacaagtgatatgtATCACTTgtggcgcactcacctaataggtgaaagaactactgagaactcatcccgtttgttttatacagtagcatctgaagattgattgtggtattaatagctgggctaatagccatcaaaacgttatccatatgttaaaatgtcattaatacgttactatacttcaacatgcaatgttagaaaacttgcgattatGGGATGGAGTTTACATTGTTATTgcttttgtactaagttaagccaactaacctTCAGTATTGGGACAGTATGTAAGttagttaagtacttaggactgtaagttactaacctatttcaatgtagcagtagtagctttgctgttccgtggtctgttcaatggctgatacgcggtgggtagaaatacacatccacGATCACCccagcaattattttgtgccttcaatatcctttagtaacaaccaactagtctatcttatcAAATATACTCagtttagcaaccactacaaaaatgagtcccacaatacaaagatctatgtcgctcaatataacgagtcaaagcacatcgattctttgaactggctgggtatcaaagtcattggcaaaccactttcccatgatattgcccgggaaatATGCAAGTTACACACCGAGCagtgcctttgaacgcccatataACCTTAAAGTAGcatgaagaaaatttttgaagatatcagtattttcaactaccctaatagaacagtcatttccatggctcagttaactgagaatctggTTAGgtgggtctggataactgagatATATTGCATGGTTAAATGATGCAAACTTGTACTCAGAGCAACTTGAAATGAAATTCCAGTTTCTatagaattttaatttttgtttaactAAATTATGTTTGGGTTTACTATACCtctacctgatgccttcagttgAGCATACCCATGCTGCAGCCTTTATTTCTTTCTTCACACTTCCAAAATTTTGCACGTGCCTTTTCGTCTAATGCTACAGCtatagtgcatgcatcatggtcTTACTGTACCTTTGTCCTCTATTATGTCCCATTTTTTCTTTCCAGTACCAGATGCAGCTACCAGCTATAGGGTGTGTGCCTATTATGTACGCTGCCTACTATGAATATTGTTCTCTAACTTGTTTATCCATGCAATCTATCAGATATCACTTGTATATGTATTTGTATGGACTTCATGTAGTATTTCTACATGTGCAGATGCCAACTACACTTGTGCTCACTGCCAAAAGCAGTTTGTGGAAAAATACAATTTTGATATTCACTTGAAGTACAGTCAAGCTTGTCGTGATGCTAATCCACAAGTGTTCAAGTGTGGAAAATGTGGAGAAGTGTTTACTACACTGATCAACCTTCAACAACATATCAGGAGACTTGAACAAACTAGTCATCAAACATACTCTAGCTGTCAAGAAGTTTCCAATTCTTCACAATCACAGATGCCAATACCAACCGATGATAGTGAACACTTCCAAAATAAATTGTGTTGCAAATCTTTTTCACAAAATGAAGTTCTACAAGAACACTTACACACTAATAATCAAAACCATCCTTGTAAAGGACATGTGATGACCAACAATCACGCATCAAAGGTCATGCCAGAAAGAAGCCCCACCAGTATCAGTATTGTAGTAAATCATCTAGAGACAAAAGTAAGTTGAGTCATCATTTGAAAATTCATACAGGAGAAAAGCCTCATAAATCTCCAAAAGCATTTACATTCAGTAATTCACTAAAAGTACATCTACCGACTCATACCGGTGAGAAACCGTATAGTTGTAAACATTGTAATAAATCTTTTGTAACCTCTTCCCATCTCAAACGTCATGTAAGAACTCATTCTGGAGAGAAGCCCCATCAATGTTAATATTGTCAAAAAGTGTTTGCAGTTAAAGACACATTAATAAAGCACTTAAGAAAGCATACTGGTGAAAAGCCTTACAGTTGTGAACATTGTAGTAAATCATTTTCATCACTGTCTGGTCTCCAATACCATATACGCTTGCATACAGGAGAAAAGCCTTATCAATGCCAATACTTAAGTAGAGCATTTGCAAGATCTGATCATTTACGATATCACTCGAACACTCACAAAGGTAAGAAGTCCTACAAGCAAGTGTCAATATTGCAGCAAAGCATTTACACGTAACTCTGTGCTAAAGAAACACTTATGGGTTCACAAAAGAGAAAAGTCTCATCAGTGTCAATATTGTAATGAAGTGTTTGCACAATTTAGTGCTCTTAAAATTCATTTGAGAACTCACCCAGAACACAAGCCCTACAAGTGTGAGCAATGCAGTAAGGAATTCGAGTCATCATATGGTCTTCAATGTCACTTGAGAATTCGCACTGGAGAGAAGCTTTATCAGTGCCAATACTGCCAGAAAACATTTATAACAAACTCTACACTAAGAATACATGAAAGAAGGAATCATACAGGAAAACCCTACCAATGTCAGTATTGTAGCAAATCATTTGCATCATCTACATTCCTCAAATATCATGTGAGGATTCATATGGGAGAGAGGCCTTACCAGTGTCAGTATTGCCAAAAGTCTTTTACAATAAACTGTGTACTTACAATTCATTTGAAAATTCACACAGGAGAGAAATATTACGATTGTCAGCATTGCAATAAAACATTCAAGTCATCCACTGGTCTTCGATATCACATGGCTAGCCATTCCAGTGAGAAACCCTTCCAATGTCATCTTTGCCAAAAAGCCTTTGCACTCAACTTCTTGCTTAAAAGACATTATTAGAAAGTTCACACTAGAAGGAATTTCAATTGTCAACACTGCAGTAAAACATATACAACATCCACTAGTCTTCAATATCACATGGCTACTCATTCCAGCAGCAAACCATTCCAATGTCAACATTGCCAAAAAGCTTTTCCCCTCAATCAAATGCTACAGAAACATTTAAAGATTCACAATCCAGACAGTTGCCAGTATTGCAGTAAAAAGTTTGTGTCGTCTGAAGGTTTGAAGTATCACGTAGCCTCGCATAGAGGAGAGAAGCCCTACCAATGTCAGCATTGTCAGAAAGCGTTTGTAAACAAGTCCTTGTTAAAGAGACATCTGCAAGTTCACAACGGAGATAAACCATACCAATGCCAGCATTGTCAGAGAGCGTTTGTGCTAAACTACCCGTTAAAGAGGCACCTGCGAGTTCACAGTGGAGAAAAGCCATACCACTGTCAGTATTGTGATAAAGCATATACAGTATCATTTGTCTACTCATACTGGCGAGAAACCCTTCCAATGTTCACATTGTGAAAAAGCTTTTCCCCTCAATAGCTTACTAAAAAGACATTTGAAAACCCACAACTCAGAGAAACAGTTCAGTTGTCAGTATTGCAGTAAAAGGTTTACATCATCTCACGGTTACAAATACCACATTTTCACTCATACTGGAGAAAAGCCCCACAAGTGTCAATATTGTAGTAAAGCTTATGTAAGATCCAACCATCTCAAGAGACATATGAAGACCCACAGTGACACAGAGACCCTCACTTGCTCACATCCAATAAAAAACTAACTCACTGCTGTTTTCCCTTGTACTATTATTATCCATACATGGTATATAATTAATGTGTAAATAACTTACTACAATTCAACAatggctacagtggaacctttttTAAAGGAccctccatataaaggacactgtacattttaaCCTCACcataaaggacagtttctgatGTCCCTATATATACTAATACAATTTTACCTAAAATGGACAACtacctaataataataataaattggTTGATCACAAAA comes from Dysidea avara chromosome 4, odDysAvar1.4, whole genome shotgun sequence and encodes:
- the LOC136252225 gene encoding zinc finger protein 420-like — encoded protein: MECTPKQPDINEQGKPKKENEDDHVEWYPMKKAQKNRINNVINRLHETVKLKDFSIRLTPLKVIPITLRPHLDGDSSIDGVIFCDDCDKSYHGDCPVHGPLILLHECGGLDQDSQSYTSVPVPLQVTVKMSSIMNAGKGVFAKEFIPRRTRIGPYKGEVVQKEDVTDKTDTSYFWEIKKTGTESYYIDGKNEEHASWLRFINCARSEEEQNLLSFQYQSNIYCYTIKDILPGTELLVWYGEQYVKLLGLPVDHIIDANYTCAHCQKQFVEKYNFDIHLKYSQACCDANPQVFKCGKCGEIFTTLINLQQHIRRHEQTSHQTYSSCQEVSNSSTSQTPIPADDSKHFQSEFCCKSFTQSIALEEHLYSHNENHPCESQFSTCDDQQSHTRGHARKKPHQLQCQYCSKSFRDRSKLSRHLKVHTGEKLHQCQYCQKTFAASGSLKVHLRTHTSEKPYSCKHCSKSFVTSSHLKRHVRTHSGEKPHQCQYCQKAFTVKDTLKLHLRKHTGEKPYSCEHCSKSFSSLSGLQYHIRLHTGEKPYQCQYCSKAFTRSGHLRYHLNTHKGKKSYRCHLCSKAFTRNSVLKKHLWVHKREKSHQCQYCNEVFVQLSALKIHLRTHPEHKHYKCEQCSKEFKSSYGLQCHLRIHTGEKPYQCQQCQKTFMTISALRIHERINHTGKPYQCEDCSKSFASSTSLKYHVRIHTGERPYQCQYCQKSFTMNCVLTNHLKIHTGENLKCYNCQHCNKTFKTPTGLRYHTATHSSDKPFQCQHCHKAFPLNCMLERHLKTHRLYSCQYCSRKFVSPDGFKYHIALHRGEKPYQCQHCQKAFVKNFLLKRHLQVHSGEKPYHCQYCDKAYIRPEGLKYHLSTHTGEKPFQCQHCKKAFPLNSLLKQHLKTHNSEEQYSCQYCSRKFTSCYGLKCHIFTHTGEKPHKCQYCSKAYVRSNHLKRHMKTHSDTETLTCSHPVNN
- the LOC136252227 gene encoding zinc finger protein 57-like, with the protein product MATHSSSKPFQCQHCQKAFPLNQMLQKHLKIHNPDSCQYCSKKFVSSEGLKYHVASHRGEKPYQCQHCQKAFVNKSLLKRHLQYHLSTHTGEKPFQCSHCEKAFPLNSLLKRHLKTHNSEKQFSCQYCSKRFTSSHGYKYHIFTHTGEKPHKCQYCSKAYVRSNHLKRHMKTHSDTETLTCSHPIKN